CCTCGAGCTCGAACTGCTTGCCCGTCCTGTCCTGCGCGCGGACCTTGACCCGTGCGGCGCGCTTGACCTTCTCAGCGTAGTCCGGGATGCTGAGGCAGCCTTCTTCTTCGATGATCGACCCCTCCATGGCAAGTATCTCGGGATTGATGATAACGAGAAGCGGGTGACGCTGTTCTTCGTCTTCCCGCAAGCTCAGGTCGATCACTGCAAGTTGGAGCGGCACCCCCACCTGGTTGGCCGCAAGCCCGACGCCGGGAGCAGCGTGCATGGTTTCCACCATATCCTCGATCAGACGGTTGAGGGTGCTGTCGATGCGCTCTACACGGGAAGTTTTATTCCGGAGCACAGGGTCCGGATAGGTGCGAATTTCACGAAGTGTCATGGTAATGCATATGTAACATGA
The DNA window shown above is from Nitrospirota bacterium and carries:
- the def gene encoding peptide deformylase: MTLREIRTYPDPVLRNKTSRVERIDSTLNRLIEDMVETMHAAPGVGLAANQVGVPLQLAVIDLSLREDEEQRHPLLVIINPEILAMEGSIIEEEGCLSIPDYAEKVKRAARVKVRAQDRTGKQFELEAEGLMAKALQHEIDHLNGLLFVDRLSPLKKSLFKRRFKKALLEKE